The Lycium barbarum isolate Lr01 chromosome 12, ASM1917538v2, whole genome shotgun sequence genome includes a region encoding these proteins:
- the LOC132621501 gene encoding toMV susceptible protein tm-1(GCR26) isoform X2 — protein sequence MNKALETFLMKAHNDQILAGVIGLGGSGGTSLLSYAFRSLPIGIPKVIVSTVASGQTESYIGISDLVLFPSVVDICGINNVSKVVLSNAGAAFAGMVIGRLERSKEHSITNEKLTVGVTMFGVTTPCVNAVKERLAKEGYETLVFHATGVGGRAMEDLVRGGFIQGVLDITTTEVADYIVGGVMACDGSRFDAILEKKIPLVLSVGALDMVNFGPKTTIPPDFQQRKIHEHNEQVSLMRTSVGENKKFAAFIAEKLNKASSSVCVCLPEKGVSALDAPGKAFYDPEATSCLTHELQMLLENSERCQVKVFPYHINDVEFANALVDSFLEISPKSRHVEYQPAESKSIQDIQNDNAVPQKYSSCSGTNFSRLNDFPNAKPETLQKRIVILQKLKDQISKGKPVIGAGAGTGISAKFEEAGGVDLIVLYNSGRFRMAGRGSLAGLLPFADANAIVLEMANEVLPVVKEVAVLAGVCATDPFRTMDNFLKQLESFGFCGVQNFPTVGLFDGNFRQNLEETGMGYGLEVEMIATAHRMGLLTTPYAFCPDEAVAMAKAGADIIVAHMGLTTSGSIGAKTAVSLEGSVTCVQAIADATHRINPDAIVLCHGGPISSPEEAAYVLKRTTGVHGFYGASSMERLPVEQAITATVQQYKSISME from the exons ATGAATAAAGCTCTTGAAACTTTCCTGATGAAAGCTCATAATGACCAGATTCTTGCCGGAGTGATTGGCCTTGGGGGTAGTGGAGGAACATCTCTATTGTCATATGCCTTCCGATCGCTTCCAATTGGGATCCCAAAAGTTATAGTATCAACAGTTGCTAGTGGCCAAACTGAATCTTATATTGGAATATCAGACTTGGTATTATTTCCTTCAGTTGTAGATATTTGTGGGATTAACAATGTCAGTAAGGTTGTTCTATCTAATGCGGGTGCAGCTTTTGCTGGAATGGTGATTGGAAGGCTTGAAAGATCGAAAGAGCATAGCATCACTAATGAAAAGCTTACAGTTGGTGTAACTATGTTTGGGGTTACAACTCCTTGTGTTAATGCTGTCAAAGAAAGATTAGCTAAAGAAGGATACGAGACTTTGGTTTTCCACGCCACTGGTGTCGGGGGCAGGGCCATGGAGGATCTTGTTAGAGGAGGTTTTATACAG GGCGTGTTGGATATTACGACAACTGAGGTTGCAGATTACATAGTTGGAGGAGTTATGGCATGTGATGGTTCCCGATTTGATGCAATATTAGAGAAGAAGATTCCTTTGGTTCTGAGTGTGGGAGCATTGGATATGGTGAATTTTGGTCCTAAAACGACCATACCTCCCGACTTTCAGCAAAGAAAGATTCATGAACATAATGAGCAG GTTTCCCTAATGCGTACGTCGGTAGGTGAAAATAAGAAATTTGCTGCATTTATAGCAGAAAAGTTGAACAAGGCATCATCAAGTGTATGTGTTTGCTTACCAGAGAAAGGTGTCTCTGCATTGGATGCACCAGGGAAAGCCTTTTATGATCCTGAGGCAACTAGTTGTCTTACACATGAGCTACAGATGCTTCTTGAAAATAGTGAACGCTGTCAG GTTAAGGTCTTTCCTTACCATATCAATGATGTGGAGTTCGCAAATGCTTTAGTTGATTCATTCTTGGAAATCTCTCCGAAATCTAGACATGTTGAATATCAGCCAGCCGAGTCCAAATCTATCCAAGACATTCAGAATGATAATGCTGTCCCTCAGAAATATTCCTCATGCAGCGGAACAAACTTTTCTCGCCTGAATGACTTTCCAAATGCCAAACCAG AAACTTTGCAGAAAAGAATTGTGATACTGCAGAAATTGAAAGATCAAATAAGTAAGGGCAAGCCCGTTATTGGGGCTGGTGCTGGTACAGGTATTTCTGCTAAGTTTGAGGAAGCTGGTGGTGTAGATTTGATTGTCTTGTACAACTCGGGGCGCTTTAGGATGGCAGGAAGGGGATCCTTAGCTGGTCTATTGCCTTTTGCTGATGCAAATGCCATTGTACTTGAGATGGCCAACGAAGTATTGCCT GTGGTTAAGGAAGTGGCTGTTCTGGCTGGAGTTTGTGCTACTGATCCTTTCCGCACAATGGATAACTTCCTGAAGCAGTTGGAATCTTTTGGATTCTGCGGAGTGCAAAACTTTCCTACTGTTGGTCTATTTGACGGTAACTTTAGACAAAATTTGGAAGAAACTGGAATGGGTTATGG CTTGGAGGTTGAGATGATTGCAACAGCTCACAGGATGGGCCTTTTGACAACCCCATATGCTTTCTGCCCAGATGAAGCCGTTGCTATGGCTAAAGCTGGTGCCGACATCATAGTGGCCCATATGGGGCTTACAACATCTGGTTCAATTGGTGCAAAAACAGCTGTCTCATTGGAGGGAAGTGTAACTTGTGTCCAAGCTATCGCAGATGCTACTCATAGGATAAATCCTGATGCTATTGTGCTCTGCCATGGAG GCCCTATATCTAGCCCTGAAGAGGCAGCATATGTACTGAAGAGAACCACAGGAGTTCATGGATTTTATGGCGCTTCAAGCATGGAGAGACTACCAGTTGAGCAAGCTATAACTGCAACTGTCCAGCAGTACAAATCTATTTCTATGGAGTGA
- the LOC132621501 gene encoding toMV susceptible protein tm-1(GCR26) isoform X1 — MASAESNSLRIFCIGTADTKLDELRFLAESVRSTLKTFSNKSSSKVGVTVVDVSTSLKETDSFADFDFVPRKDVLSCYARGGESVVQLPDDRGQAIAIMNKALETFLMKAHNDQILAGVIGLGGSGGTSLLSYAFRSLPIGIPKVIVSTVASGQTESYIGISDLVLFPSVVDICGINNVSKVVLSNAGAAFAGMVIGRLERSKEHSITNEKLTVGVTMFGVTTPCVNAVKERLAKEGYETLVFHATGVGGRAMEDLVRGGFIQGVLDITTTEVADYIVGGVMACDGSRFDAILEKKIPLVLSVGALDMVNFGPKTTIPPDFQQRKIHEHNEQVSLMRTSVGENKKFAAFIAEKLNKASSSVCVCLPEKGVSALDAPGKAFYDPEATSCLTHELQMLLENSERCQVKVFPYHINDVEFANALVDSFLEISPKSRHVEYQPAESKSIQDIQNDNAVPQKYSSCSGTNFSRLNDFPNAKPETLQKRIVILQKLKDQISKGKPVIGAGAGTGISAKFEEAGGVDLIVLYNSGRFRMAGRGSLAGLLPFADANAIVLEMANEVLPVVKEVAVLAGVCATDPFRTMDNFLKQLESFGFCGVQNFPTVGLFDGNFRQNLEETGMGYGLEVEMIATAHRMGLLTTPYAFCPDEAVAMAKAGADIIVAHMGLTTSGSIGAKTAVSLEGSVTCVQAIADATHRINPDAIVLCHGGPISSPEEAAYVLKRTTGVHGFYGASSMERLPVEQAITATVQQYKSISME; from the exons ATGGCATCTGCAGAGAGTAATTCTCTTAGAATTTTCTGTATTGGAACAGCTGATACTAAACTCGATGAGCTCCGTTTCCTAGCCGAATCTGTTCGATCCACTCTTAAAACCTTCTCCAATAAATCCTCGTCTAAG GTAGGAGTGACAGTTGTTGATGTCTCAACCAGCTTGAAGGAGACAGATAGTTTTGCTGATTTTGATTTTGTACCAAGGAAGGATGTGCTGTCATGCTATGCACGAGGGGGAGAATCTGTGGTCCAGCTTCCAGATGATAGAGGCCAAGCTATTGCGATCATGAATAAAGCTCTTGAAACTTTCCTGATGAAAGCTCATAATGACCAGATTCTTGCCGGAGTGATTGGCCTTGGGGGTAGTGGAGGAACATCTCTATTGTCATATGCCTTCCGATCGCTTCCAATTGGGATCCCAAAAGTTATAGTATCAACAGTTGCTAGTGGCCAAACTGAATCTTATATTGGAATATCAGACTTGGTATTATTTCCTTCAGTTGTAGATATTTGTGGGATTAACAATGTCAGTAAGGTTGTTCTATCTAATGCGGGTGCAGCTTTTGCTGGAATGGTGATTGGAAGGCTTGAAAGATCGAAAGAGCATAGCATCACTAATGAAAAGCTTACAGTTGGTGTAACTATGTTTGGGGTTACAACTCCTTGTGTTAATGCTGTCAAAGAAAGATTAGCTAAAGAAGGATACGAGACTTTGGTTTTCCACGCCACTGGTGTCGGGGGCAGGGCCATGGAGGATCTTGTTAGAGGAGGTTTTATACAG GGCGTGTTGGATATTACGACAACTGAGGTTGCAGATTACATAGTTGGAGGAGTTATGGCATGTGATGGTTCCCGATTTGATGCAATATTAGAGAAGAAGATTCCTTTGGTTCTGAGTGTGGGAGCATTGGATATGGTGAATTTTGGTCCTAAAACGACCATACCTCCCGACTTTCAGCAAAGAAAGATTCATGAACATAATGAGCAG GTTTCCCTAATGCGTACGTCGGTAGGTGAAAATAAGAAATTTGCTGCATTTATAGCAGAAAAGTTGAACAAGGCATCATCAAGTGTATGTGTTTGCTTACCAGAGAAAGGTGTCTCTGCATTGGATGCACCAGGGAAAGCCTTTTATGATCCTGAGGCAACTAGTTGTCTTACACATGAGCTACAGATGCTTCTTGAAAATAGTGAACGCTGTCAG GTTAAGGTCTTTCCTTACCATATCAATGATGTGGAGTTCGCAAATGCTTTAGTTGATTCATTCTTGGAAATCTCTCCGAAATCTAGACATGTTGAATATCAGCCAGCCGAGTCCAAATCTATCCAAGACATTCAGAATGATAATGCTGTCCCTCAGAAATATTCCTCATGCAGCGGAACAAACTTTTCTCGCCTGAATGACTTTCCAAATGCCAAACCAG AAACTTTGCAGAAAAGAATTGTGATACTGCAGAAATTGAAAGATCAAATAAGTAAGGGCAAGCCCGTTATTGGGGCTGGTGCTGGTACAGGTATTTCTGCTAAGTTTGAGGAAGCTGGTGGTGTAGATTTGATTGTCTTGTACAACTCGGGGCGCTTTAGGATGGCAGGAAGGGGATCCTTAGCTGGTCTATTGCCTTTTGCTGATGCAAATGCCATTGTACTTGAGATGGCCAACGAAGTATTGCCT GTGGTTAAGGAAGTGGCTGTTCTGGCTGGAGTTTGTGCTACTGATCCTTTCCGCACAATGGATAACTTCCTGAAGCAGTTGGAATCTTTTGGATTCTGCGGAGTGCAAAACTTTCCTACTGTTGGTCTATTTGACGGTAACTTTAGACAAAATTTGGAAGAAACTGGAATGGGTTATGG CTTGGAGGTTGAGATGATTGCAACAGCTCACAGGATGGGCCTTTTGACAACCCCATATGCTTTCTGCCCAGATGAAGCCGTTGCTATGGCTAAAGCTGGTGCCGACATCATAGTGGCCCATATGGGGCTTACAACATCTGGTTCAATTGGTGCAAAAACAGCTGTCTCATTGGAGGGAAGTGTAACTTGTGTCCAAGCTATCGCAGATGCTACTCATAGGATAAATCCTGATGCTATTGTGCTCTGCCATGGAG GCCCTATATCTAGCCCTGAAGAGGCAGCATATGTACTGAAGAGAACCACAGGAGTTCATGGATTTTATGGCGCTTCAAGCATGGAGAGACTACCAGTTGAGCAAGCTATAACTGCAACTGTCCAGCAGTACAAATCTATTTCTATGGAGTGA